Part of the Tamandua tetradactyla isolate mTamTet1 chromosome X, mTamTet1.pri, whole genome shotgun sequence genome, GAGCATAGGGATGTGTGGAGGCAGGGGAGTAGGCTAAGGAGAAGCCACCCAGGGTATAATTGGGGGGATAACAGCCAATGGGAGGTATATGGAAACTGTGAGCCAAGGCTGGGGATTCCTGGGTGGCTGGAAATGGGGCTCAAGGGACAGGGATATAGCTGAGGGCAAGGCTGATGGTGccaggtctgggggtgggggaggagactGGAATTCATTATCCCTGGCCTCAGAAGCCATATTTCTGCCAGCCAGACTTGTACTGGGCCTTGCACAAGCCCCCTGCCAATCTGTCTCCTCCCAGCATCATCTGCTCACTCTGCCTGCCTCCTGCAGCCAGAATCTGTCTCTAGAGCACTGGCTCAGTTTCCCTGGCCAGACAGCAGGCCCCAGGAGAGCAGACCTGTGTGCCTTCTCCTTCAGGACACCCGAGAACACCCAGCACCACTTGGATTCTATTTTCAGGGCTCGGTCTGGCACTAGGAGGCTAATACTCTAAGCCAGATGTGGACAGATGTAGAGAGAAGCCCCAGAGAGCCCAATAGAAGCCAGCTGGGGTTGGAATGGAAGGAATTTATATCAGACACGGAATGAGGGGTGTGATCTTGAGGTTAAATGAGGTTGGGCTTCGAGTGAGGAGGTGCCAACTGCAACAGCCCCTCCCCGTCCCGATGCCCAGACATGGCGCAACAGGTGactactcattcattcactcattcactcattcaagaTTTCTTGGCCTCTAAGTCTAGTCATGGGCTGAGTAGAGCCCAGAATAAGGCAGGAGGAGTCAAAGACTCCCTCCCCCAAGTCCCCCCACTATACCCACTGACAGGCTGCATGGGTAACAGTTACGGGTGAGGTATGAGATCTCTGGTACTCTAAAGTGTATCACCTTATATATTGAAGGACGTAAGAGGACAATGACTTGATGCATGGAATTTGCTTTTAAATCCTTCAGCAAAGAAAAGGGATAAATCTATGCTTTGGGGAGTGCGGTGGGAGTTATTGCCTCCTGAGCCCCATCCAGCTACAGGCATGATGTCCCAAACTGCATCCGCACTGATGTTGCAAGGAAAGAAGATGTTTGCACCTGTCATAAACATGATATAAATGTCAAAAGGACATAAATTGCAAGATGTGAGTCGTGGGTTCTGATGGCCCCCGGTCAGGGTAAAAATTGCAAGTTTTTCATTAGGATAGAAAAGAAAAGCTACAGTAGCGCCGCCTCATGGAAAGGCTGCCCCATTTCCATCCCCCTTCCTTGTTAACAGATTTCCTCCTTCCCGCAGGGCCCTTGATGCAGCCTTCTGATGGGAAGGCACTGGAGGAAAGCAGTGTCCGCCACCGCGTGCAGCCCAGAGGGTCAAGGAATGGACCAGTGCCTTGGCAGGGAAGTAGGAGGAAATTCCGCCGCCAGCGGCCCCGCCTCTCCCATAAGGGTCCCATGCCTTTCTGAAGCAGGTACTTGAGCCTCTGCCCCTTATCAAACACATCCACCAAGCCGTGCTGGCACTATACATGACATAGGGCTTAGACCTGGAAGGAAGCTTTTAGCATCCCTGTCCAACCTTTTCATTTATAGTAGAAGAgacgaggctcagagaggggctTGGCACTTGGGGCTACTCTCCTGACTCCCCTCGAGCTGGATGCTGGCTACCCTCCACCCTACTGCCTGAGGTTGGACAGGCCGATTCGGAGAATTCTAGAAGCTCTGGGGGCCTTGGAGCTGGGGAGGGTTGTTCCAGGGTGTACCTACAGGTGAACTAGCGTGGATCGTCCCAAGGGAGGCAGAGAGCCTTTGGGGAAGGGGGTATcagacagagaaaaggaagagttCTGGCTGTGGTTGCCCCAGAgtttggagaaaagagagaagaatcaaaggcGGCAGCAGAGAGAGCAGTGCCTAAGCCCGCCCCGAAGGCCTGGCTGGCTGTCTTTCCTACTGTAGCTAGCAAAGGCTGGCACCGACTCAGGGGCCTTGGGCTTTAGGTTCAGGGTTCTGGAGTGGGGTGGGCAGATGAAGACTATCTCCTTCCCTTTTCTCAGTGGTTCTTTTGTCATAAAACATGTCAGTGATTTCCCCTTtgttgtttttgtctctttagaacTGACTGAAGGGACCTCCAAGTGCCTGCCCCCTGCGGTTCTCTCTACTCCATAGATTGATCTGCTTCTCTGGAGCTCCCACATCCATCCATTCGCCTCTCGTCTTGCACCTGCTCCAGTGGCTGATGGTCCCAGCTCTTCTCATCCACCATCTTCCTTGAATGGCATGATCCTGCCCTACTTTGGAtgattccctttctctctccaggATCCATTTGCCCCATCTTCCTTCCCCATCTCTGGACTGACTTTGGAGACCCAGCACTGGAAGGCCTTCCTCACCTTCCTTCTTCTCCCAGAGGCTTTCCCCATGCTTTACTCTCTCCCTTTTCCATCCAGATGCCCCAAGCCTTTACTTGGCACTTCCTTCCTTGTGTATGCCTTGGAGCCTGGGTGGAAACACTCCTTTCTACAATGGGTTCCAGCAAATCCCATAATTTCTTGTTAGTGGGACCCTTCAGCCTGGCCTCCAGGAGATGAACACAGAGATAAGCAATGAGAGATTCTAGTTTGGGATTCTGGGGGGCTGCGATCCGAATTGGGGCATTGGAAGGCATTGGAACTCTGGTGAAGGGGGAATGAAACATGGGAGAAGAGTAGGAAAAGCTGGTGTGGCCTCTTCTTCGTGCTCATGTTTGGCCCAGTGAAGGAAGAGGCTAGGAAGAAGTCCCATGATGTACTCTGTCACTTTGCTCATCTTTCTGCATCCTTTAAcactcctttctccttcccacccccagcTACTTCAAGCTCCTGCTCAGGAAGGCAGAGCTCTGGGCCTGAGATGGCTCTATATCTTTCTAGGAACAAAAGCCAGGCAGGATAATTGTTTTAGCCAAGAAGCACAGAATATTAGAGCCAAAAGGAACCTCAGCGATCACTTAGCTCCATCACTTTATGCAAACTCCTGTAAAAAACAGGGCCAGTGGCCTGTTCAGGATCACCACAGAGCCAGAATGGAGACTCAGGCCTCCCCAGTCTTACCCTGAATCATGTCCTTCCGTCTTTGTGACATCTTTTCAAAACAAATGAAGTGCCTTTTCTCGGGGTTGGGGCTGGAGGTGGCTGGGAAGGGAAAGGCAGTCTGGCTGTGAACTGCCCTATCATGGGGACGGAGCTTCTCCCACCTCCCTAACTGGTTCATTTCCCGACCTGGGCTGAAAAGTTCTAGAACTGGCCAGCTCCCCCTGTTCCTACAGCATTTTCAAGCCTGGAATATCTTCACAGGATAGGCATCGCCACTGGTTTTCAAGAGCCAGGAAGTTACCCTATAGCTTTTCCTTCCCTGGCACCATCTCCCCACTCCCTGTAGCTTGGTGCTGACTAGACCTTCCTTCATCCTGGCCTATCCTTGGGGAAAGAGTGGAGAAGGAAGCatagaacagaaggaaagaaggaaggaaaagcaggaagaaggaagggaagaaaaagatggGAGGAAGTGTAGGTGGGATAGCACTCCCCCAGGGGACCTCATCTTTCCTGAGGGACCTTCCCTTGAGCTTCCCTGAAGATGGACCCCCTTGCCTTTCGTCTAGGTAAGCTTCCTTCTCAGAGGCCTCCtgggaaggagaagaaggaagacagGAGCCTGATGCCCATCTACAAATATGTAGGGGCAGGGGGAGTCAGGGCTCCCCAAGTCCCATAATAACCCTCAAACCCCTTACCTCTGCTGCTGCTAAcactactgctgctgctgctgctactgccgCTTCAAGGCCCACCCGGGGAAGATGGGCTGGGCACAAGcctcccccccacaccccccaggCATGGAGTAGGGTCTGGCCAGTGCCCAGAAAGTCTCTTCTGCCACTGATGCCCCCTCCAGGAACTGggccttcctccttctccttcctgcATCTCCTGCTTCATCAGCCCGCCATGTTCTATCGCCAAGCCCGGCCCCATGGGGAAGGGGAGGAGATGGGGATGGCTGAGAAAATTGGGAGATGCAAGGCAGAGGAGGGGAGTGGGTGGGCTTGGGGGGATGTCTTATTTAAAGTGGTTGTGTATGATTCTTATACTAATTTATACAAAGATATTAAGGGCCTTTTCATTATGAATTTGACCCCTTCCTGTAATTGTGTTCACTGTGTTTGTAAAGATTGTTTGGTGTAAATATGTCTTTATAATAAAGAGGTAAAAGCTATTATCCCTTACTTTGGGCGGTCGTGTTGAGGAGGGGCGATCCTGTCCACTGAGGCCTACGACTGCCCCAGCGCTAACATGTTGCATGTACGTGGACGTAAGTGCCTGTATTCCCAATCGGTTCTAGGTCAACTGGCCTCAAACCAATTTGCCacagactcacacacacacacaaaatccctTTGCCTAATGACCAGTTCACATAAAATTCAGCCTACTTTTGAATGTGTTGGCATCTGTTTTGgtgtcctaatttttttttttttttttgcagtgccATTTGAAGGATTTTGAAAAAGCAATTTATTTGAGAGCATTCCAATTAATTGTGGGATTCTACTAAAAACAATTTTGTATATTCTTGGTGGATGTCTTCTATTTTATCTACCTTTGAACACTTTCGGGACTTTTTAGCCAGTTTGCTTTTTTGGAAAATGTTATGTTTCTAACAGTAAATACATTTGGTAATAACTCTGTATGTATCATTTTATGTTTTGCAAGGTAGAGTTGCTTGATGAATGAGATAACccgaaaaataaaatgcaaggaaTTCAATACAATTCTGCCCCATCTGTCTCACTTCCTCATGCTGGTTGTCAAAATGTCAATATCTTGCAGAACAGAAAGGAACATTGCGTCCATGCTAATTTGGTTAATAAGCCCATTAGGTGCATACAGGCATACACAATGCAGAACAAAACCCAGTGAGAAGGAGGCAGGGGTGATCAAAAAGGGCGCATTCAATAAACCTTATGGGGAATTCTATGAATTTGACAAGTATTTAGTGCTAGACATATagcatttaaagaaaaagtcaTCAAACGTGCTAAAAAGTTATAGAAGTGTTcaataagagagaaaatagaaaaagttaCCCATGAGCATATGAAACAATCTCATTTACAAAGTGCTGCAAACTGTgacatagaaattttaaaaatatcattatgtTAGAGGTGCCTCTTGGGGTGGTGGTGCTAAATGACTGCTTTAAAAATTGCTAGTTTGACTTTTAGGCAAACTGGTCATCAGAGGAACTGTTTTTAGGCAAATAGTTTTTGGGTGGGCTGAATTTATGCTGATTGGTCTCTTACTTCTGTAAATACCCCCCAGAGCTCTCATTTCACATGAAACCAAGGAGAAGCGGTTGGTGGCTGAGCAGGATAAATTAATACAGACCCAAATATAACAAATGTACAGCCCTTTAACAGTTCTCAAGGCTCTTGAAAAATATTAACTCAGCAACTGGCAAACACAGACCATTATTCCCATctaacaaatgagaaaacaggttcagagaggtgaagtgacttgcccgAAGTCTCACAGCCTAGTAACTGAATCTAAAATTTGCTCTTTTAATTTGAGAATACAAACTCTGTGGTACTAGAGAAGGTCCATGTATTAgttagtattctagtttgctagctgtcggaatacaatataccagaaacggaatggcttttaaaaaggggaatttaataagttgctagattacagtcctaaggcctagaaaatgtcccaatttaaaaaagtctatagaaatgtccaatctaaggcatccagagaaagatacctgggttcaagaaggctgatgaggttcaacgtttctttctcagctggaagggcacgtggtgaacgtgacagtgtctgctggttttcttgtggctctacaaaagggactctctccaaaatgtttcctcttttaaaggattccagtaagcaactccaccttcagtgggtggagacacacctccatggaaatcatctaatcaaaagttaccacccacaaattgggtgcttcacatctccatgggaacagtcaaaatgctcccacccagcaatattgaatgaggattaaaggacatggcttttctggggtccagctCAGATTCAAACAGCACAGTTaataagctgttggaatgtgatataccagagctGGAATGGCTTAtagaaagggggatttaataagttacaagtttacagttctaagtctattaAACTGTCCAAttacggcatccagggaaagataccttaactcaaggaaggacgacgggtcaggaacacctctgttagctgggtagtcacacggctggcatctgctggtcccttgttcctagactctgttgctttcagctgctgttcctgtggaggtgcctcactttgcttctccagggctggctttcatctcttggcttcccttggctctctccaggttctggcttgttaaCACCTCATGGCGACATCTtttgggctccaagtatctccaaacacctgtgtctctgttctccaagtgtcggtaTCTGTGTCAGCGCTGCTCTTAAGTTTCTGTCAGCTCCCTTTCTTCTGTCTGAGGcttcagtcatttctccaaaatgtctctccttttaatgacctacctggaatgggaggagtcacacctttgtctaatcaaaaggtcacacccacaactgggtgagtcacatctctgtggagatactctaataaaaaatttccaacctacagtattgagtcaggattaaaagaaatggtttttCTGCGGTACATAATACATAATgttgtatgtaccttagaaaagccatgttttaatcctgatcacattttgtaaaggcagacatttcttctaatccctattcagtattgtatgttttaaactgttattagatcatccccctggagatgtgatttaatcaagaatggttgttaagctggattaggtggaggcatgtctccacccatttgggtgggtcttaattagtttactggaatcctataaaagaggaaacattttggagagagattcagagagagcagagcagaatgacataaccacaagaagcagagtccaccagccaatgacttttggagatgaagaaggaaaatgcttcctggggaggttcgtgaagggaagccaagagagaaagttagcagatgatgccgtgttcaccacatgcctttccagctgagagagaaaccctgaccctgttcaccatgtgccttctcacttgacagagaaaccctgaacttcatcggccttcttgaaccaaggtatctttcactggatgccttagaccggacatttctatagacttgctttaattgggatattttctcagccttagaactgtaaactagcaacttacaaaattcccctttcaaaagccattccatccctggtatattgcattccagcagctagcaaactagaaaagtcCCCTAACCAGAGAAGAAGCACAAAATGTGTTTGGTATCTTGGTTAAGTGCAACAGAAATTTGGAGTACAAGATGGCATGGTGTGGACTGATTGAATCAGGGAAAGATTAATGGAGGCCATGAGACCTAAACTGGCCTGAGAAGGCCCAATAGCATTTGGTGAAGTTGGTGAGGGGATGGTGGGCAGCTGAGATGGGaacaaggaagaggaaaaaaccACCAGGGTCCACGGGGCATCTATGCTCAACTTGATACTAGTGGGTATCAAGTTACTAGTGGGTGAGGATGTAGGCAGAGGATGAGGGGAAGGAAAATGTGTGACTTTCTGTGAAGACAATTAGACTTCTAAGCAAAAGAAGGCAGGACATACGGTTGTCACCATTTGGAAATATCTTGACTTAACCAGCTAATATAATAGAATCAGACTTGaggattatttttcaaaaagcagaggtgttttgtgtgtgtgtgtgtgtgtgtgtgtgctgaatggtgggggtcccatttcattctttttccatgtgagtatcccattactgtaacaccatttgttgatCCCCCACTAGGCCTGGGCTCTTGAGCGAAAGGAACCATGGGAACCAGCCATTCTGAGATGCTTATGTAACTCTATTTTTCAGGCCTAAAGGTTATCCAAAAGAAATCCCCCAATCCAAAGTTTCTTTCTGTCAGGAGTGCACCTGTGCCAGCTAACCATCAAAGGAAACAGTGGGGGAAGACTTACTCAATACCTTACCCTCCTGGCCCAAGCAGGCCTGCTGATTTAGCCAGCATTTCTCtggaattccccaaatggaagACCTCTCCAGGAATCCTAATGTACGGGCGGTGCTCAGAGAGCGAAGCCAGCAAGAGACTCCACTTGCTATTGCCTTGGACATTAGTCAAAGGCCAGAGAGCTACATCTGGGACATTTCCTTGGATGTCTCAAACCAGGGGGTCGGCAacctttttttctgtaaagaatcAGATAGTGTTTTCAACTTTGTGGGCCACACACATCTCTGTCTGAACTCTTCATTGTGTTGTTGTTGTGCGAAAGCGGCcacagaaaatacataaatgaatgtaCGTGACTGTGTtcccataaaactttatttataaaaacaggtgaTGGGCCATAGTCTTCCAAGCCCTGTCTCAAAGGAAGCACCAGCGAGCCCTTCAACTCAGCCCTTGAACCCTAGCCTGGGGTCCAAGGGCAAGACTTACATTCTGCATCAAGAACTATAATTAAGGGAATTTAATATAGTGGTTATGAGATGACCTCTGTTCCTTGCTCTGATAATAATCAAGCTAACAAAGTACTATCAGTGGAAGGGGTGCTTTCAGATCCCAGTCGGGAAAGATACTGCTGCTGACTCTATAGGGCAGTAGTGAAGTTAAATGAGATGACCTAGGTAAAGTGTTGGCACAGCGCATGGCGCATGGGATGAAGTCACTGAAAGGCAGCTATTATTATCTTTGCTGAGCCTCACTGTAACCCTGAGAAGTGGACAGAGCGAATAATTGGCGAGCCAAGCCTCAAATTTGGATTTGTCCTCTGCCCGACCCACTGCCATGCTCCCCATAGGGGGCTGCTTCCTTACCTTGACTGTGCTATGGCCACTGGGAGCTTGCAGTATCCTAGACAACCCATCAGGCCTCCCTAGGGACAGATTAGGCCATCGGCATTCTCCTTTGCCACAGGGTTAGCTTGGGCAGCAGCCTGGGAGGCCTCTCCAAAGGTGCTAAGCACTCAACAGTAAGACCTGATCTGAGGACCCTGGTGTAGAATTGTGAAGCCAAGCTCCTGACACAGCTGCCTGGCCCTTGAGATTCCTTTCTACACAAGGGGAGGTAACGGGAAACCTGAGTTCCAGTCCTAGCTCAGCTTCTGCCCAGGATGTGCTGGGAAGTTCAGCAAAAGTCTCTCCTTTGCCCTTTCTGGGACTTAGCCTCCTCAGCTGCCCAGGCCACCTTGAAGGGCTATGGGTATGAAACCACCATCAGAGTGTGTAGGGCCTTTGTTGGGGCCCCAGCAAACATTGAGGATGCCTCAGGCCCACCATCCAGAAGGAATTCAGGGCCTGCCATAGAGACCTGGAGGGAGGAGCTCTGGAAGAAAAAATGGGCATATTTGTAAATAAACCAAACCCTTTCGGATCTTCCCTGGGTATTGAAGAATTGGCAGGCTGAAGCTAGAGTTTCGAAGCTCTGAACTCTAAACCCGGCTTGGCCAGTTACTGGCTTTGAGACTCTAGATAGGTCAGTTCATCTTTTGGAGGTCATGATCCTCCTTCATCTCTTTTCATAGGTGTTCTCTCTATCTCGCTATCTCAGGCATAGAAAATTCTAGAATGCCAGAGCTGTCAGGAGCCTAGAAAATCATTTAGTACCTCAAACCCCTAcattttcacagatgaaaaagGTGGGACTCAGAAAGATCAAGTGACCTTTTTAAAGGGACACAGCTAGATAATACTAGCAAACATGCTTAGAGGGTGACCCATGTATCAAACATTGTCCTAAGCACTTCGCTTCTCCTGAGTGATTTAAACGTTATCACAATTGCATTTTGTCGCTCAGGAAATCAAGGCAGTGAGAGGCTAAGTCATTAGTCTAAGGATCTTCCACAAtatgtgaaaatgaaatgaggcagagatttgtgaatatccttgctcttaggaaatgcTTATGTACATGTTCCTTATATGTTCAAGGAACGTGATGGATACAACCTTCTctcaaaagtttagaaaatagacaaatgaatagatagatggatagatggattgGTAGATGGGTAGATAGAATGATACGGCAAatgttgcaaaatgttaaaattggtgaatttgggtatctgggtgggtgggtggggttatgttggagttctccaaatgagttttgtattatttttgcaactgttctttaagtttgaaatcatttccaaaaaaaattttaagaaaaaaaaaactgaaacgaGAGAATAAAGGTGGCACTGCTTTAAAGGAAGGCAAAGGCACTGTTGAAATGCCAAGCATTTGCTCAAGGGCTCCAGGCACCTCTTGACTGTAGGGGAGGAGCTTCGCTCTGGCACTCTCAGTCCAGAGCAGTAGACCTCTTTGTGTCTGCAGGGCTGTGGGAGGCCTGCTCAGACTGGCTCCCTCCCTGGCAAGTGTGGGGATAGGGGCTGGTGACCTTGACAAAAGTTGCAGGGTTTCATCCCCCTGTCTCTGGGCTCCCAAACTTTCTCACGGCCTAGAGTTCCTCTCACCTGCTACAGGAACTCTCAGCAACTCTGGTGTGAGAGATATGGGAAGATAAGGGAGGATAAAGGAAGCAGGGAGGAAAGAGATCACACAGAGGGGATGAAGGAGTCTCCCAAAGGGATTCTTCTTCCCACCTTCATCGTCCCAGAGATCTCAAATGCTTGCTCCTGGAGGAGTTCCAAGCTGATTCTTCTTCCTTGTTACCCCCACTCGGCTCACTTCCCTCCACCAGGGCCACCTTCCAGCTCAGCCCCACagccctctccacccccacccccacccccacccgccaaTTGCCTCTTAAATTCTAGGTCCCAgatcttatgcaagtttcaaaaGTAGCTCCTCCTCTCCTCAAGCGTTGCCAAAAGTTTCAGAACTCAAGCATAGGCGATGCCTTTTTTTTTAGCCTTCCCCTACTTTACCCAAGGACTGATGCAAACTAATCAATCGCCTGGACTATCAGCTATAAAACACGCCTACAGTCTGTAGGACACCACGCAAGGAACCGTGGAGGTGTAGAGGTGGGGATTGGAGCACGAACAAGAGGAGACCTCACCTTACTTCTGGGGGGCTAAAGGGAAGGAGGTGCATGGCGAGAGTGTGACTGCACTGAGGATAGCCTTGGTTGCCTGTTGCTGCCACAGCACCCTCTACCCCCCCCCTCCCACACCTGCTCCCTTAACCCTGAGCCTGCTCAATGACCTCAGCAGGAGCTGCCAGAGAGTGAGCTTCATACATGTTTTCCAGGAAGCAGAAGCTGGGAATGCCTCAACTCAAGTCACTCAAACCACGCTTTACCTGTGCTGCTCTAGCCTCCCTAGACTGCCCTTCTGCTCGGGGCCTCTCCAAATGCCCCCAGTTCTTCAGGTACCAGTCAAGGCCCATTCGCCCCAGGAAACCTTCCCTGAGGCTCCTCCAATCTTGAAAGCCACAcggctgggggtggggcggtgATGGCGGGATTGGAACCCAGGTATGTCTCCCCACAAAGCCTGTGTGCTTGGCAACCATGCAGTTTCTCTCCTGGCAACACCGGGCCATAACCATGATGAAGGTGACTGATAACAGTGATGATGATGGGGGAAAATAATGATTATACCTTCCAGCACAGGATCTGGAGACTTAAAAATGCTGGCTCCTCCAAGTACCAGTCCTGGGTCAGTCACTTCACCATTCT contains:
- the APLN gene encoding apelin, yielding MNLRLCVQALLLLWLSLTSVCGGPLMQPSDGKALEESSVRHRVQPRGSRNGPVPWQGSRRKFRRQRPRLSHKGPMPF